The window TTCAGCATAATTGAACCTAAAGCTACCGGGGTTAGTTATCGAAGAAAACGGGTGACGGAAAGAGTTGCTTCCTGCTTAGGCGTTCGGTCCGCTCCACTTCTGGAGGGTGGCGGAGTTCGAGCCTCCCTCAGAGGTCCAGACGATGCGGACCGTCGCATTGGCGAGGTCACCGGAGTTCTGTTCAATAACGGTGGCGCTCTTGCCTGCTGTGATTTCACTGTCACCAGTGATTGAATTCCAAGTGCCGGTCTTCGCGCTTGCACCTACGAGGGGTGATCCAGAGGAGTCGTTCAGCGCCACCGTCGAACTGACGTTAACGAGGTTGGCATCAATCGACGTCCCACTTTCGTGCGTTACC is drawn from Haloferax litoreum and contains these coding sequences:
- a CDS encoding type IV pilin — encoded protein: MNFKQLLADDDAVSPVIGVILMVAITVILAAVIGTFVLGLGDQVNQTSPQASFGFDYNGTALTVTHESGTSIDANLVNVSSTVALNDSSGSPLVGASAKTGTWNSITGDSEITAGKSATVIEQNSGDLANATVRIVWTSEGGSNSATLQKWSGPNA